The Bombus terrestris chromosome 16, iyBomTerr1.2, whole genome shotgun sequence genome includes a region encoding these proteins:
- the LOC100649011 gene encoding cytospin-A isoform X2 yields MSHLRFQRCTCTINPKTFACVHMYSDQILARVVYGEWGNDARSGMSVGSGGRAPFKRATATSIPITNKSTKARSKPEPKPPAGTGKKRDVVASFFSPKRPTSRKVERPGRHEAKLEERHHKSLFRRGQQQPPTQSQQQQQQQIPLRQAPSASSLEAKNETPSVGNWGSLGKEGAKGNAKGSFNPKGPGKGSRMQELEREIEVLRKDHARLESNLREASCDTQHLHELRAELTSLKEQHSLELDRLTEENEALRARLRDVAHSPLSDSEKQQLLLDASRLHNSAPASIAIPQDEGSTPITISQDSAQCTTPDWDKHSSSSVSEVSVACLQDRILQMEETHYSTNEELQATIQELSDLQAQLTELQADNERLTEEKDVLLESLCRQTEKLEDSRTKVDTLQGLLLREEQPQESSKGYNTEREQKLVDLLKSAQEERESLLQKQEELTSEVKSLRAAAEVSAAETERLTKCVHLLESSVETASIERKQLDMELAEARQEGANRNIEISRLATLLENARAKIEELEQSRQVENKSEADELLDAARREKDTLETQAAALQEQLARSHCDHDRLRDQYSQLQEEYKVARNNAKSAIDDLEYRLNQLKDERLSVSAELQLVRDSLAELQAQCQRHLEDKRELKAALNEAQRTEREAQTRQYELERALSEERKLRQEQATEWEQFQTDLLMTVRVANDFKTEAQSELERVMMENKAQRDKLRALEAQLDKLNKGSTAVPQFKSFGSTTGNSRKPTNNILKRGRTIIKRRHECRKGGLKPNLFKKTSELDPNEKEDLQIEDLKELNSVIHQEDIEFDDSSEILYSKDPIKLNDKLISGEEIEICPSFESKDNLLELVDDFEKQPLIELDSNNEALNIEASNFKRTKSKKFLKTSEDYQKLHVSSISASEENEIAKSSLLKNIKGIQNAGTDSYGIQISNSRFFVPKNYVYSGLENAMDDLKFEVDPEMRKVLQESTQTSNDSINTDNSEVTSTQESQHTNEPNMKDIFLSDTGDKENSLLSQLGTSKFNESEEESKSDFSSNKKPRLFLKKNESRSGSEIVDSLLDSTRKQDIFNSTLENRTFSTSLDNLNLRTYSADHLDNSNIRKIRQKEDLIPLNGYINKSAIRYRDTNDLISVRPKSFSFEPYLPQKSEDLVLANIKKRKDKEREEYSTYSILSSLENLPRSALDPPLAPFSSRLAPKEHLISFSKETTKALDSTSTQKTTSGALGFNNELREIGKNLTLCEANRLKRMKFLNMNLSQSEPSIESQTNSLVITDEKKIQNESLSSTSELKIGQNSSDSMFKDKSLIGRTSSLREKFETIIEDVELRPGRQIGTIRDPNQKVIQQPQQRPASTPTETQHCVLTSVQQEIAARRKANISRQDSRLSVKCLIESIENATKQAKAGPGSRSSSTSSLNSIGTNDIMTLKAPLRDQQQINNLICTTNSTNNNKTQTAITRKPLSETKSTVPVVLSPGELLDSATLNAKAIDFVRRNSVTDLSERKDPLCGLIKNGGSKRNALLKWCQNKTMGYRNIDITNFSSSWNDGLALCAILHSYLPHKVPYDTLTPVEKRRNFSIAFSAAESVGISTTLNIGEMCQLERPDWQQVMTYVTSIYKHFET; encoded by the exons aTCGAAACCCGAACCAAAGCCACCGGCCGGCACGGGAAAAAAGCGGGACGTGGTCGCGTCGTTTTTCAGCCCGAAAAGGCCAACGAGCAGAAAAGTCGAGCGGCCTGGCAGACACGAGGCGAAGCTAGAGGAGCGACACCACAA ATCGCTGTTTCGCAGAGGCCAACAACAACCGCCGACGCAgtcgcagcagcaacaacagcaacagatCCCGCTGCGTCAGGCGCCAAGTGCCTCCTCGCTTGAGGCGAAGAACGAAACCCCATCGGTAGGCAACTGGGGCTCCCTCGGTAAGGAAGGAGCCAAAGGGAACGCTAAGGGTAGCTTCAATCCAAAGGGACCCGGCAAGGGGTCCAGGATGCAGGAGCTGGAGCGTGAGATCGAGGTGTTGCGCAAGGACCACGCACGACTCGAGTCGAATCTACGTGAGGCATCTTGCGATACTCAGCATCTTCACGAACTACGCGCTGAACTCACCTCTCTCAAG GAACAGCATAGTTTGGAGTTAGACCGCCTTACAGAAGAGAACGAAGCTCTTCGTGCAAGACTCAGAGACGTTGCACATTCTCCCTTGTCAGATTCAGAGAAGCAACAGTTACTTCTGGATGCCTCAAGATTACACAATTCTGCACCAGCATCAATAGCAATCCCCCAAGATGAAGGATCCACACCTATCACCATATCCCAAGATAGTGCTCAGTGTACCACCCCAGATTGGGACAAGCATTCTTCTAGTTCTGTATCAGAGGTTTCTGTCGCATGTTTGCAAGATAGAATTCTGCAAATGGAAGAAACGCATTATTCAACAAATGAAGAGTTACAGGCAACAATACAAGAATTAAGCGATCTACAA GCACAGCTTACAGAACTACAAGCTGACAATGAGAGATTAACAGAAGAGAAAGATGTGCTGTTGGAATCACTCTGTAGACAAACAGAGAAACTCGAAGACTCCCGTACCAAGGTTGACACATTACAAGGTCTATTGTTAAGGGAGGAGCAACCACAGGAATCTTCCAAAGGGTATAATACAGAACGGGAACAGAAATTAGTAGACCTTCTAAAA AGTGCACAAGAAGAACGAGAATCATTGCTGCAGAAACAAGAGGAACTAACATCTGAAGTGAAGAGCCTTCGAGCAGCTGCAGAGGTCAGTGCTGCGGAAACAGAGCGATTAACAAAATGTGTACACCTTTTGGAATCCTCGGTGGAGACGGCGAGTATCGAACGGAAGCAACTGGACATGGAACTAGCAGAAGCCAGGCAAGAGGGTGCAAATCGGAATATAGAAATCAGTAGGTTAGCCACGCTCTTGGAAAATGCTCGAGCGAAAATCGAGGAATTAGAACAATCGAGGCAAGTGGAAAACAAAAGCGAGGCAGATGAACTTTTGGATGCTGCtagaagagagaaagacactTTGGAAACGCAAGCGGCTGCCCTGCAAGAGCAGTTGGCACGTTCGCATTGTGATCATGACCGTCTTAGGGATCAATACTCACAGCTTCAAGAAGAATACAAA gttGCGCGTAATAATGCCAAGTCAGCAATAGATGACCTGGAATACAGGTTAAACCAGTTGAAGGACGAAAGATTATCCGTGAGTGCAGAACTACAACTCGTGAGAGATTCTCTTGCGGAGTTGCAGGCACAATGTCAAAGGCACCTGGAAGATAAAAGAGAGTTAAAGGCCGCATTGAACGAGGCTCAAAGAACGGAACGCGAAGCTCAAACGCGTCAGTACGAATTAGAGCGAGCGTTGTCTGAAGAACGTAAGTTGAGGCAAGAACAGGCTACCGAGTGGGAACAGTTTCAAACGGACCTCCTGATGACCGTTCGCGTGGCGAACGATTTTAAAACGGAGGCTCAGAGTGAGCTGGAGCGAGTTATGATGGAGAATAAAGCACAGAGGGATAAACTGAGAGCATTAGAAGCTCAGCTCGATAAACTGAATAAAG GCAGCACTGCAGTTCCTCAATTTAAGAGTTTCGGTAGCACTACTGGAAATTCTCGCAAGCCGACTAACAATATCTTAAAACGCGGTCGTACCATTATAAAGAGGCGGCATGAGTGCAGAAAGGGCGGTTTAAAACccaatctttttaaaaaaacgTCTGAATTGGATCCAAATGAAAAAGAGGATTTGCAAATTGAAGACTTGAAAGAGTTAAATTCAGTAATTCATCAGGAAGATATTGAATTCGACGATAGTAGcgaaattttatattccaaGGATCCTATTAAACTAAATGACAAATTAATTTCTGGAGAAGAAATTGAGATTTGTCCTTCCTTCGAATCAAAAGATAATTTACTGGAGCTTGTTGATGATTTTGAAAAACAACCTTTGATAGAATTAGATTCCAATAACGAGGCATTAAATATCGAGGCTTCTAATTTTAAAAGAACAAAATCAAAGAAGTTTCTTAAGACCTCTGAAGATTATCAAAAGCTTCATGTATCAAGTATATCAGCTTCAGAGgaaaatgaaattgcaaaatcATCCTTATTGAAGAACATAAAGGGCATTCAAAATGCCGGGACAGATTCGTACGGTATTCAAATTTCTAATAGTCGATTTTTCGTTCCTAAAAATTACGTGTATTCCGGATTGGAAAATGCAATGGATGATTTAAAATTTGAGGTAGATCCGGAAATGAGGAAAGTGTTGCAAGAAAGCACTCAAACAAGCAATGACTCGATAAATACAGATAATTCTGAAGTAACTAGCACCCAAGAATCTCAACACACAAACGAGCCTAAtatgaaagatatatttttgtCCGATACAGGGGATAAAGAAAATTCTTTACTTTCGCAGCTCGGAACTTCGAAATTTAACGAATCGGAGGAAGAGTCTAAGAGCGATTTCTCTTCAAATAAAAAGCCCAGGTTATTTCTGAAGAAAAACGAATCCAGATCTGGCAGTGAAATTGTGGACTCTCTTTTAGACAGTACTCGCAAGCAAGATATCTTCAATTCTACTTTAGAAAATCGAACCTTTTCTACATCGCTAGACAATCTAAATTTACGAACTTACTCTGCTGATCATTTGGACAATAGTAATATCAGGAAGATAAGACAAAAGGAAGATTTGATTCCTCTTAATGGTTACATTAACAAAAGTGCCATACGTTACAGAGACACCAATGATTTAATATCTGTAAGACCAAAAAGTTTTTCATTTGAACCTTACTTACCCCAAAAATCAGAAGATTTGGTTCttgcaaatattaaaaaaaggaaagataaagaaagagaagaatataGTACATATTCTATTCTTTCTTCATTGGAAAATTTACCTAGATCTGCTTTAGATCCTCCATTGGCACCATTCTCCTCTCGACTCGCACCAAAAGAACATCTAATATCGTTTTCAAAAGAAACTACCAAAGCATTAGATTCTACTTCAACACAAAAGACTACTAGTGGAGCTTTGGGGTTCAACAATGAATTAAGGGAGATTGGGAAGAATCTAACTCTTTGCGAAGCAAATAGATTGAAACGCATGAAATTCTTAAACATGAACTTGTCTCAATCTGAACCAAGTATAGAGTCTCAGACAAATAGTTTGGTAATTACGGATGAAAAGAAGATACAAAATGAGAGCTTAAGCTCAACCTCGGAATTAAAAATAGGTCAGAATAGTAGCGATTCAATGTTCAAGGATAAATCTCTGATAGGGAGGACTTCGTCTTTAAGAGAGAAGTTTGAGACGATCATAGAGGATGTGGAACTGAGACCAGGCCGACAAATAGGTACAATACGCGACC CTAACCAGAAAGTGATTCAACAACCGCAACAAAGGCCAGCAAGCACACCGACGGAAACTCAACACTGTGTGTTGACAAGCGTTCAACAGGAGATTGCCGCGCGTCGGAAGGCTAATATTTCTCGTCAGGATTCAAGGCTATCTGTGAAATGTTTAATAGAAAGTATTGAGAATGCTACAAAACAAGCAAAAGCAG GCCCTGGAAGTCGTAGTAGTTCTACGTCCTCCCTTAATTCCATTGGAACTAATGATATAATGACATTAAAAGCCCCACTTCGTGATCAGCAGCAGATCAATAATTTAATCTGCACGACGAACtcaacgaataataataaaacccAAACCGCAATCACTAGAAAACCTCTGTCag AAACAAAGTCAACAGTGCCTGTAGTGTTGAGTCCTGGCGAACTGCTAGATTCTGCTACACTGAACGCGAAGGCAATCGACTTTGTACGTCGCAACAGCGTGACGGACTTATCAGAGCGCAAAGATCCTCTCTGTGGATTAATAAAAAACGGAGGCTCGAAACGAAACGCATTGCTCAAATGGTGCCAGAACAAGACTATGGGTTACCGGAATATTGATATCACGAATTTTAGTAGTTCGTGGAACGACGGTTTGGCTCTTTGCGCCATCCTCCATTCCTATCTTCCACACAAGGTACCATATGATACGTTGACACCagtggaaaagagaagaaactttTCTATTGCTTTCTCCGCTGCGGAAAGCGTTGGGATATCTACTACGTTG AACATAGGGGAAATGTGTCAATTGGAGCGACCTGACTGGCAACAAGTTATGACATACGTGACCAGTATTTACAAGCATTTCGAAACCTAA
- the LOC100649011 gene encoding cytospin-A isoform X4 — translation MFRQILDALGGNSARSGMSVGSGGRAPFKRATATSIPITNKSTKARSKPEPKPPAGTGKKRDVVASFFSPKRPTSRKVERPGRHEAKLEERHHKSLFRRGQQQPPTQSQQQQQQQIPLRQAPSASSLEAKNETPSVGNWGSLGKEGAKGNAKGSFNPKGPGKGSRMQELEREIEVLRKDHARLESNLREASCDTQHLHELRAELTSLKEQHSLELDRLTEENEALRARLRDVAHSPLSDSEKQQLLLDASRLHNSAPASIAIPQDEGSTPITISQDSAQCTTPDWDKHSSSSVSEVSVACLQDRILQMEETHYSTNEELQATIQELSDLQAQLTELQADNERLTEEKDVLLESLCRQTEKLEDSRTKVDTLQGLLLREEQPQESSKGYNTEREQKLVDLLKSAQEERESLLQKQEELTSEVKSLRAAAEVSAAETERLTKCVHLLESSVETASIERKQLDMELAEARQEGANRNIEISRLATLLENARAKIEELEQSRQVENKSEADELLDAARREKDTLETQAAALQEQLARSHCDHDRLRDQYSQLQEEYKVARNNAKSAIDDLEYRLNQLKDERLSVSAELQLVRDSLAELQAQCQRHLEDKRELKAALNEAQRTEREAQTRQYELERALSEERKLRQEQATEWEQFQTDLLMTVRVANDFKTEAQSELERVMMENKAQRDKLRALEAQLDKLNKGSTAVPQFKSFGSTTGNSRKPTNNILKRGRTIIKRRHECRKGGLKPNLFKKTSELDPNEKEDLQIEDLKELNSVIHQEDIEFDDSSEILYSKDPIKLNDKLISGEEIEICPSFESKDNLLELVDDFEKQPLIELDSNNEALNIEASNFKRTKSKKFLKTSEDYQKLHVSSISASEENEIAKSSLLKNIKGIQNAGTDSYGIQISNSRFFVPKNYVYSGLENAMDDLKFEVDPEMRKVLQESTQTSNDSINTDNSEVTSTQESQHTNEPNMKDIFLSDTGDKENSLLSQLGTSKFNESEEESKSDFSSNKKPRLFLKKNESRSGSEIVDSLLDSTRKQDIFNSTLENRTFSTSLDNLNLRTYSADHLDNSNIRKIRQKEDLIPLNGYINKSAIRYRDTNDLISVRPKSFSFEPYLPQKSEDLVLANIKKRKDKEREEYSTYSILSSLENLPRSALDPPLAPFSSRLAPKEHLISFSKETTKALDSTSTQKTTSGALGFNNELREIGKNLTLCEANRLKRMKFLNMNLSQSEPSIESQTNSLVITDEKKIQNESLSSTSELKIGQNSSDSMFKDKSLIGRTSSLREKFETIIEDVELRPGRQIANQKVIQQPQQRPASTPTETQHCVLTSVQQEIAARRKANISRQDSRLSVKCLIESIENATKQAKAGPGSRSSSTSSLNSIGTNDIMTLKAPLRDQQQINNLICTTNSTNNNKTQTAITRKPLSETKSTVPVVLSPGELLDSATLNAKAIDFVRRNSVTDLSERKDPLCGLIKNGGSKRNALLKWCQNKTMGYRNIDITNFSSSWNDGLALCAILHSYLPHKVPYDTLTPVEKRRNFSIAFSAAESVGISTTLNIGEMCQLERPDWQQVMTYVTSIYKHFET, via the exons aTCGAAACCCGAACCAAAGCCACCGGCCGGCACGGGAAAAAAGCGGGACGTGGTCGCGTCGTTTTTCAGCCCGAAAAGGCCAACGAGCAGAAAAGTCGAGCGGCCTGGCAGACACGAGGCGAAGCTAGAGGAGCGACACCACAA ATCGCTGTTTCGCAGAGGCCAACAACAACCGCCGACGCAgtcgcagcagcaacaacagcaacagatCCCGCTGCGTCAGGCGCCAAGTGCCTCCTCGCTTGAGGCGAAGAACGAAACCCCATCGGTAGGCAACTGGGGCTCCCTCGGTAAGGAAGGAGCCAAAGGGAACGCTAAGGGTAGCTTCAATCCAAAGGGACCCGGCAAGGGGTCCAGGATGCAGGAGCTGGAGCGTGAGATCGAGGTGTTGCGCAAGGACCACGCACGACTCGAGTCGAATCTACGTGAGGCATCTTGCGATACTCAGCATCTTCACGAACTACGCGCTGAACTCACCTCTCTCAAG GAACAGCATAGTTTGGAGTTAGACCGCCTTACAGAAGAGAACGAAGCTCTTCGTGCAAGACTCAGAGACGTTGCACATTCTCCCTTGTCAGATTCAGAGAAGCAACAGTTACTTCTGGATGCCTCAAGATTACACAATTCTGCACCAGCATCAATAGCAATCCCCCAAGATGAAGGATCCACACCTATCACCATATCCCAAGATAGTGCTCAGTGTACCACCCCAGATTGGGACAAGCATTCTTCTAGTTCTGTATCAGAGGTTTCTGTCGCATGTTTGCAAGATAGAATTCTGCAAATGGAAGAAACGCATTATTCAACAAATGAAGAGTTACAGGCAACAATACAAGAATTAAGCGATCTACAA GCACAGCTTACAGAACTACAAGCTGACAATGAGAGATTAACAGAAGAGAAAGATGTGCTGTTGGAATCACTCTGTAGACAAACAGAGAAACTCGAAGACTCCCGTACCAAGGTTGACACATTACAAGGTCTATTGTTAAGGGAGGAGCAACCACAGGAATCTTCCAAAGGGTATAATACAGAACGGGAACAGAAATTAGTAGACCTTCTAAAA AGTGCACAAGAAGAACGAGAATCATTGCTGCAGAAACAAGAGGAACTAACATCTGAAGTGAAGAGCCTTCGAGCAGCTGCAGAGGTCAGTGCTGCGGAAACAGAGCGATTAACAAAATGTGTACACCTTTTGGAATCCTCGGTGGAGACGGCGAGTATCGAACGGAAGCAACTGGACATGGAACTAGCAGAAGCCAGGCAAGAGGGTGCAAATCGGAATATAGAAATCAGTAGGTTAGCCACGCTCTTGGAAAATGCTCGAGCGAAAATCGAGGAATTAGAACAATCGAGGCAAGTGGAAAACAAAAGCGAGGCAGATGAACTTTTGGATGCTGCtagaagagagaaagacactTTGGAAACGCAAGCGGCTGCCCTGCAAGAGCAGTTGGCACGTTCGCATTGTGATCATGACCGTCTTAGGGATCAATACTCACAGCTTCAAGAAGAATACAAA gttGCGCGTAATAATGCCAAGTCAGCAATAGATGACCTGGAATACAGGTTAAACCAGTTGAAGGACGAAAGATTATCCGTGAGTGCAGAACTACAACTCGTGAGAGATTCTCTTGCGGAGTTGCAGGCACAATGTCAAAGGCACCTGGAAGATAAAAGAGAGTTAAAGGCCGCATTGAACGAGGCTCAAAGAACGGAACGCGAAGCTCAAACGCGTCAGTACGAATTAGAGCGAGCGTTGTCTGAAGAACGTAAGTTGAGGCAAGAACAGGCTACCGAGTGGGAACAGTTTCAAACGGACCTCCTGATGACCGTTCGCGTGGCGAACGATTTTAAAACGGAGGCTCAGAGTGAGCTGGAGCGAGTTATGATGGAGAATAAAGCACAGAGGGATAAACTGAGAGCATTAGAAGCTCAGCTCGATAAACTGAATAAAG GCAGCACTGCAGTTCCTCAATTTAAGAGTTTCGGTAGCACTACTGGAAATTCTCGCAAGCCGACTAACAATATCTTAAAACGCGGTCGTACCATTATAAAGAGGCGGCATGAGTGCAGAAAGGGCGGTTTAAAACccaatctttttaaaaaaacgTCTGAATTGGATCCAAATGAAAAAGAGGATTTGCAAATTGAAGACTTGAAAGAGTTAAATTCAGTAATTCATCAGGAAGATATTGAATTCGACGATAGTAGcgaaattttatattccaaGGATCCTATTAAACTAAATGACAAATTAATTTCTGGAGAAGAAATTGAGATTTGTCCTTCCTTCGAATCAAAAGATAATTTACTGGAGCTTGTTGATGATTTTGAAAAACAACCTTTGATAGAATTAGATTCCAATAACGAGGCATTAAATATCGAGGCTTCTAATTTTAAAAGAACAAAATCAAAGAAGTTTCTTAAGACCTCTGAAGATTATCAAAAGCTTCATGTATCAAGTATATCAGCTTCAGAGgaaaatgaaattgcaaaatcATCCTTATTGAAGAACATAAAGGGCATTCAAAATGCCGGGACAGATTCGTACGGTATTCAAATTTCTAATAGTCGATTTTTCGTTCCTAAAAATTACGTGTATTCCGGATTGGAAAATGCAATGGATGATTTAAAATTTGAGGTAGATCCGGAAATGAGGAAAGTGTTGCAAGAAAGCACTCAAACAAGCAATGACTCGATAAATACAGATAATTCTGAAGTAACTAGCACCCAAGAATCTCAACACACAAACGAGCCTAAtatgaaagatatatttttgtCCGATACAGGGGATAAAGAAAATTCTTTACTTTCGCAGCTCGGAACTTCGAAATTTAACGAATCGGAGGAAGAGTCTAAGAGCGATTTCTCTTCAAATAAAAAGCCCAGGTTATTTCTGAAGAAAAACGAATCCAGATCTGGCAGTGAAATTGTGGACTCTCTTTTAGACAGTACTCGCAAGCAAGATATCTTCAATTCTACTTTAGAAAATCGAACCTTTTCTACATCGCTAGACAATCTAAATTTACGAACTTACTCTGCTGATCATTTGGACAATAGTAATATCAGGAAGATAAGACAAAAGGAAGATTTGATTCCTCTTAATGGTTACATTAACAAAAGTGCCATACGTTACAGAGACACCAATGATTTAATATCTGTAAGACCAAAAAGTTTTTCATTTGAACCTTACTTACCCCAAAAATCAGAAGATTTGGTTCttgcaaatattaaaaaaaggaaagataaagaaagagaagaatataGTACATATTCTATTCTTTCTTCATTGGAAAATTTACCTAGATCTGCTTTAGATCCTCCATTGGCACCATTCTCCTCTCGACTCGCACCAAAAGAACATCTAATATCGTTTTCAAAAGAAACTACCAAAGCATTAGATTCTACTTCAACACAAAAGACTACTAGTGGAGCTTTGGGGTTCAACAATGAATTAAGGGAGATTGGGAAGAATCTAACTCTTTGCGAAGCAAATAGATTGAAACGCATGAAATTCTTAAACATGAACTTGTCTCAATCTGAACCAAGTATAGAGTCTCAGACAAATAGTTTGGTAATTACGGATGAAAAGAAGATACAAAATGAGAGCTTAAGCTCAACCTCGGAATTAAAAATAGGTCAGAATAGTAGCGATTCAATGTTCAAGGATAAATCTCTGATAGGGAGGACTTCGTCTTTAAGAGAGAAGTTTGAGACGATCATAGAGGATGTGGAACTGAGACCAGGCCGACAAATAG CTAACCAGAAAGTGATTCAACAACCGCAACAAAGGCCAGCAAGCACACCGACGGAAACTCAACACTGTGTGTTGACAAGCGTTCAACAGGAGATTGCCGCGCGTCGGAAGGCTAATATTTCTCGTCAGGATTCAAGGCTATCTGTGAAATGTTTAATAGAAAGTATTGAGAATGCTACAAAACAAGCAAAAGCAG GCCCTGGAAGTCGTAGTAGTTCTACGTCCTCCCTTAATTCCATTGGAACTAATGATATAATGACATTAAAAGCCCCACTTCGTGATCAGCAGCAGATCAATAATTTAATCTGCACGACGAACtcaacgaataataataaaacccAAACCGCAATCACTAGAAAACCTCTGTCag AAACAAAGTCAACAGTGCCTGTAGTGTTGAGTCCTGGCGAACTGCTAGATTCTGCTACACTGAACGCGAAGGCAATCGACTTTGTACGTCGCAACAGCGTGACGGACTTATCAGAGCGCAAAGATCCTCTCTGTGGATTAATAAAAAACGGAGGCTCGAAACGAAACGCATTGCTCAAATGGTGCCAGAACAAGACTATGGGTTACCGGAATATTGATATCACGAATTTTAGTAGTTCGTGGAACGACGGTTTGGCTCTTTGCGCCATCCTCCATTCCTATCTTCCACACAAGGTACCATATGATACGTTGACACCagtggaaaagagaagaaactttTCTATTGCTTTCTCCGCTGCGGAAAGCGTTGGGATATCTACTACGTTG AACATAGGGGAAATGTGTCAATTGGAGCGACCTGACTGGCAACAAGTTATGACATACGTGACCAGTATTTACAAGCATTTCGAAACCTAA